The DNA region GGTGACTTTTAAAATGAATAGCCACCGTATTTGCGTTTTCTAATCCCAAatcctttaactacataaatactaAGAAACTAaacaatgatagtgttggcccccttaaaaatagtctgggtgaaatggtggatgaggaagaggaaaaagccaatatgctaaatgacttttttcatcagtatttacaaaagaaaatcccatggcagccaatatgactagtgataaaaattccccattaaatgtcacctgcttaactcagcagtaagtacggcggcatctaaaaatcactaaaattgacaaatctccgggcccggatgggatacacccccgagtactgcaggaactaagtacagtcattgatagaccattatttttaatctttaaagagtccataataacagggtctgtaccacaggactggcgtatagcaaatgtggtgccaatattcaaaaaggggacaaaaactgaactcggtaattataggccagtaagtttaacctctactgtgggtaaaatcctggagggcattctaagggatgctatactggaatatctgaagaggaataacctcatgacccagtatcagcacgggtttactagggaccgttcatgtcagactaatctgatcagcttctatgaagaggtaagttccggactggaccaagggaacccagtggacatagtgtatatggacttttcaaaagcttttgatacggtgccacacaaaaggttgttacataaaatgagagtaatggggataggggaaaatatgtgcaagtgggttgagaactggctcagggataggaaacaaagggtggttattaatgaagcacactcggactgggtcgcggttagcagtggggtaccacaggggtcagtattgggcccccttctttttaacatatttattaatgaccttgtagggggcattcagagtagaatttcaatatttgcagatgacactaaactctgcagggtaatcaatacaggggaggacaattttatattacaggatgatttatgtaaactagaagcttgggctgataaatggcaaatgagctttaatggggataaatgtaaggtcatgcacttgggtagaagtaataagatgtataactatgtgcttaattctaaaactctgggcaaaaccgtcaatgaaaaagacctgggtgtatgggtggatggcaaactcatattcagtggccagtgtcaggcagctgctacaaaggcaaataaaataatgggatgtattaaaagaggcatagatgctcatgaggagaacataattttacctctatacaagtcactagtgcgaccacacttagaatactgtgcacagttctggtctccggtgtataagaaagacatagctgaactggagcgggtgcagagaagagcgaccaaggttattagaggactggggggtctgcaataccaagatagattattacacttggggctatttagtttggaaaaacgaagactaagggtaccgtctcacagtggcacttttgtcgctacgacggtacgatccgtgacgttccggcgatatccatacgatatcgctgtgtctgacacgcagcagcgatcagggaccctgctgagaatcgtacatcgtagcagatcgtttggaactttctttcgtcgctggatctcccgctgtcatcgttggatcggtgtgtgtgacaccgatccaacgatgcgttcgcttgtaaccagggtaaacatcgggttactaagcgcagggccgcgcttagtaacccgatgtttaccctggttaccatcgtaaaagtaaaaaaaaacaaacagtacatactcacattccggtgtccgtcaggtcccttgccgtctgcttcccgctctgactgactgccggccagaaagtaagagcagagcacagcggtgacatcaccactgtgatctgctttcactttacagcggcactcagtcagagcgggaagcagatggcaagggacctgacggacaccggaatgtgagtatgtactgtttgtttttttttacttttatgatggtaaccagggtaaacatcgggttactaagcgcggccctgcacttagtaacccgatgtttaccctggttacccggggccttcggcatcgttggtcgctggagagcggtctgtgtgacagctccccagcgatcacacaacgactttccaacgatcacggccaggtcgtatcgctggtcgtgatcgttggaaagttgcagagtgtgacagtaccctaaggggtgatcttatgttaatgtataaatatatgaggggacagtacaaagacctttctgatgatctttttaatcatagaccggtgacagggacaagggagcatcctctacgtctggaggaaagaaggtttaagcataataacagacgcggattctttactgtaagagcagtgagactatggaactctctgccgtatgatgttgtaatgagtgattcattacttaaatttaagaggggactggatgcctttctggaaaagtataatgttacagggtatatacactagattccttgttagggcgttgatccagggaactagtctgactgccgtatgtggagtcgggaaggaatttttttccccaaggtggagcttactctttgccacatgggttttttttgccttcctttggatcaacatgttagggcatgttaggttaggctatgggttgaactagatggacttaaagtcttccttcaaccttaataactatgtaactatgtaaagtgGCTGATACTTACTGGTTCTCCAATCTGGCTCGTAAAAGTGGATCACGAGCAGGGGACTCTCCTCTGTGATGACTACATGCCCTAGTACATATACAGAGACCCTTTTGAGTTCAGTGCAATCTTGATCCATAGATCCTAAAGCAATTTCCTATTCAATCAGATAGGTGACAACTGGCTCACTATTGAAAGTCCGATTGCTAAATGGAAAGGGGACCGTGCATATTCAATAGAGGGATCTATCGGACTGCCAATTTAATGGGACATTTCTGAGCACCATTTTTGTGATTGGGAAGAGTTTCAGTGATCAaacccccagtgatcagcaagttatcatctatcctgtagattcctaaggctagtttcacactagcgtttactgcattacgtcgcaaatccgtttttttgcctaaaaaacggatgcgtcaaaaaattgaaaaacggtgacaaacgtatgccacgcatccagcatttcgacggatccgtcgcaaatccgctaaacgtttccgtcgaaaatactggatgcgttgcatacgttgtatccgttttaccatccgttgtatccgtttttccgacggatccgtttttaaaaggggaggctcccaaaatttgattggctactggaaaatttgaaaaactatatagtactgtatttacagcccatctttgtgggttttagttttgtggcagcgatggaaggtgttcttgggaggattgctagtttggttaccgacgttatctttgagacaaatcgcctggatatcatagtgcgggagaaggaggcggcagcggaaaggcgtaggatgcttctgcagcaacggagacgaagacgaatgtggattcatccgattaatcaactacggatgacccggggtgtccagtccactctgtacctggagttgcggcacaatccacacaaattccacaactacgtgcggatgaggattgaacattttgattttttgcttgcaaaactggaggatgtcatccgaagacaggatacaaggatgaggcttgccatcacaccggcggagcggctgatggtgaccctgcggtaagcctcttttttttatttcattgctgatattgaatgttatattacatgctgcagaaaatactgcgctggcatattgcgcactattttctgcagcatgtagttttggttttcttggcggacattcaactactttatttaaatgtcattgctgatattgaatgttaacagactgcagaaaatactgtgctgaaatattgcgttgcattttctgcagttttttttttttttggtttttttgggtttgatgacatgcaactgcttttttcctgtcattggtcattttgaatgttatattacatgctgcagacaatactgcgctgacatattgcgcactattttctgcagcatgtagtttgtgttttcttggcggacattcaactgctttatttaaatgtcattgctcatattgaatgttagataacagactgcagaaaatactgcgctgaaatattgcgttgcattttctgcagtttttttttttttgggttttttgggtttgatgacacaactgcttttttcctgtcattggtcattttgaatgttatattacatgctgcagacaatactgcgctgacatattgcgcactattttctgcagcatgtaatttgggttttcttggcggacattccactgtttttttacaccggattcatgctggttttattgggtctcctgtcattttaaaaaaaattaacagtgccatattataaaaaattgcacagacaaacaatttttaacattttttttatttttttttttataaagtttcctagctacgggtgaatctatgacttcgctccattatcagttcaggctgggcatttcaactatctctggaatagtgaaggacacatgtcgggctgtttggaccactttgcaaccagagtatatcccccaaccatccacggaaatctggttgcgaagtgctgaagagtttcagcaaatttgcaatttccctaattgtgtgggtgcagttgacgggaaacacataaggattgcgaaaccggcaggaacaggatcggagtattataattataagaagtatttctccatcgtccttatggctattgcagacgccaactgcaggttccttgccgtggacattggagcgtatggacggtccaatgattcgcaagtgtttaaaaactctccgatgggtcgttgcctttatggagagagctacgatttcccgccagccagaccactgccaggaacaaatgacccagccctggaatatgtctttgtaggtgatgaagcctttcaactgtcgctgcacctactgaaaccgtacagtagccggaacttaaaccataccaagcgggtctttaattaccggcttactagagcacgaagagtagtggagtgttcctttggcatattgacggcgaagtggcgagttctgctgacggctatcaagctgaaaacaacaactatagacgaggtagttaaagcctgtgtggtgctccacaactttgtcctgtcaaaggagcccgtttctttggatgatgaagagttggagaccaccttgtgggactaccgcagcagctcggttcgctctacaagttcagttacaaggatgagggaccagtttgccgattattttgtctcacctgtcgggcggatcccgtggcaagacatgattgtgtaacctgtttcccatgtgtaacctgtttcccatgtgttttggttatgtaaaaaaagtgtttctgcccccccccccaaaaaaaaggcccaaaagcgtggttttcttgctagtaaaaccattatgttataccctttacatgtctggtgtttgtttttattaaacctttttttattatattaccttaataaatccacacacacacaaagagtagaattgtaatccgaattttattttaactctttttttttttttttttttttgttttgcaaaaaaaatatatatatattttccaacatttttatagaaaaattagaacattttttagaatcttatttacacactttacaaattttcaaagtgttgggtggagatatgagaggaggatgtgccggaaggttggaccacgtcgataggtggggaaaccctacttgtttggggtgcagtggaagtgggggttaaaccaagaggctgaccagaggggggtggtgttggggtaggtggaagagaaaagttcagtaaggaaaacattggggaagtaatttggtctaggggccgggattgttgtggggactgggtcgggtattgtgactgggtagggtagtgggagtggcgtggggtttggtaatggtgctggtgtggggattggagctgggtttggtaatgctgctggtgtgggtattggggctgggtttggtaatggggggtatggtgtggaaatggggcctggtgtggaattggagtggaggtgtggtgaggtgtgtgggtcgattcattaatggcctgcagtgcagcattatggcaggtattcattacccgcatctgttgctcaaaagaaagcttctccatgctcatgagcatggattggaaaaaaaggttggccggatcgggacttacagctgaatgcagcctatccaagcgactgctggtttcctggcttgtttcactgatgcgtgattgcaccatgttgaaaccagcagtcacttgctctcccaaaattttgaaagagccttggaaggatgcattcaggtgtaagaactcaggagcatagctcctttcctgacccctctggcgctgccgccacgaacctaatggtggtgtcgaggtggcaggatcagaggggtggggtaaagggaacgctaactgttcagcatcagatgcgagcaatgaagcctgcaataatgctccactgcttggggcggatgaagtggaggggacagaggggtcagaggagaggacagaggggtcagaggaggggacagaggtgtggggcctaccgacgtggccctcagtggcggactcaggagggatcgcttcagagggcgcagaggaagatgcaggcgcccggtggctggagaaggtgctgtgaaagaaaaaacaaaagaaattaatacattggaatgaaaaagccctgactgaaagcaaactaagtagacaggttaacatggttataattgggctgtagaatacttacactctgcttagcatggttcgcctcaggaaggagagggcctggccatatttatatctgctcctcttccttcctgcagagccactcggggccttcatctcatcattgaattccctcttaaagcgatccctcagtgaccgccaccgcttcctaacctttccaactgtgaagacaagaatcaaaagaaaatacaaaaaattggtaaatgcaatacattacagtcagctcaaaacatcactggaaagtgaatacttacctagtttgctctgctgctgaggatgaaggctctcccgccttggaaacaggttgcgacacacttcgtcccagagccgacgggtgacaccggtatcagcatgcctgcggtcagccatgttccacagcggctcccgctcgcgaacctcctcgatgagacaatcgatgtcaatgtcatcatcatcatcctcctcttctgcgggagcacgctgtgaagcctgtgtcaaaaaaaaaaaaaaaaaggaaaacaaacaaattagtacactgaaatactaaagtaccaatagaatccccctcccccccaaaaaaaaaactcactgatggccgaccgtggcgacgagtccgccgactctgggactgtctgggagagccttcagcggcagcagcaggagcagcagcagcagcctgaaatgaaggaaacaaattctcagttaaggtaggcaggtgtttagtaatctgttttgtgtatggtgcagtgtgatgtgcgaagcaactgtttcaccactacttacacttggttcctcctccacttgcatctctccacccgtctcgcccccttctgacagctcctcatctgattcagcttcctgttgaaacataatgtatgcatgtagttatccataaaaatttaatttaaagaaatttaaaaaaaaaaaaaaattttgtgttaacttaccgatacacgctgttgctgtggaggagggctgtcagaagaggacatcgttttgtggtcctggtgggcagtggctgtgtcctggtgggcagcggctgtgtcctggtgggcagcggctgtgtcctggtggttctgtaagttaaagacacacttgcaatctgctcgacacattgaagtagcagattggggtcttcaaaacttacttctagctctttagctgtggtcctggtgggcagcggctgtgtcctggtgggcagtggctgtgtcctggtgggcagcggctgtgtcctggtgggcagcggctgtgtcctggtggttctgtaagttaaagacacacttgcaatctgctcgacacattgaagtagcagattggggtcttcaaaacttacttctagctctttagctgtggtcctggtgggcagcggctgtgtcctggtgggcagtggctgtgtcctggtgggcagcggctgtgtcctggtgggcagcggctgtgtcctggtggttctgtaagttaaagacacacttgcaatctgctcgacacattgaagtagcagattggggtcttcaaaacttacttctagctctttagctgtggtcctggtgggcagcggctgtgtcctggtgggcagtggctgtgtcctggtgggcagcggctgtgtcctggtgggcagcggctgtgtcctggtggttctgtaagttaaagacacacttgcaatctgctcgacacattgaagtagcagattggggtcttcaaaacttacttctagctctttagctgtggtcctggtgggcagcggctgtgtcctggtgggcagcggctgcggtcctggtttatctgttatatgtataatggatctatagttagaccaccccctgaactaggtaatgttcaatgataaacaccctactaaaatgatgtcagaaatgttcatacaggtgaacaccaaaacccccccaaaaagttgcacgttataccattcatttccatgtcccaaaaaacaaaattttttaatgttaacaccatgaaaaaatatatttgacacattttatttaaaataaataacctctcccccccccaaaaaaaaaaaaaaatactttacaggttaacctttattaaaaaaaatgagccctcaaccaaccctgtattgcatgtgtaaccattggtacatacaccagttttaaatttacctttatgaaataatactacggacatttttttaataaacattttattataattttttttttgcactttttttttaaaaaatcacaaggagctgacatgctctttattttaaatacaagtacttcaactgcaaatggttataactgtaataaaaaaaaattcaacacttttattaaatagaaaaaccccacattcacacattcaaaccacaagctgcacaccgctagacttttttaaaaaacacatcagatttaaaaaaaaaaaaaaaaaaaaaaaaaatttaaaccacatgctgcacagaccactatacagtcaatacatcagaaaaaggcaaataaccaattatacagcatggacaaatgcacatgccatcaacaagacgtacccaaaaaacatgcatggtatgtgtccacattcaggatcgcatcagaatttgggcaggatttcccatcagtatttgtaagccaaaaccaggagtgtaaaaattaggtaaagtataatacgaaaacaggcacacttttgcttttatcacccactcctggttttggcgtacaaatactgatggaaaatcctgaccacatcctgatgcaatcctgcacatggacacataccctcccacatgaacaggcataaaattggcaaaggcataatatggtgcaggcacatggtacaaaagcacacagccgtccaaaaatgcacacatacacatgcacgcacatagctttatgcaaatacacatatgtacaacaaaggcagaaaggtgaaaccaatcagaagacgcatacacacacacacacacacatacaaaaggctgacaatcctttggctgaagcagcaggtcttcacagtggctggcatcatggtggatctggactctagc from Ranitomeya variabilis isolate aRanVar5 chromosome 3, aRanVar5.hap1, whole genome shotgun sequence includes:
- the LOC143817244 gene encoding uncharacterized protein LOC143817244, giving the protein MCRADCKCVFNLQNHQDTAAAHQDTAAAHQDTATAHQDHKTMSSSDSPPPQQQRVSEAESDEELSEGGETGGEMQVEEEPSAAAAAPAAAAEGSPRQSQSRRTRRHGRPSASQRAPAEEEDDDDDIDIDCLIEEVREREPLWNMADRRHADTGVTRRLWDEVCRNLFPRRESLHPQQQSKLVGKVRKRWRSLRDRFKREFNDEMKAPSGSAGRKRSRYKYGQALSFLRRTMLSRVTFSSHRAPASSSAPSEAIPPESATEGHVGRPHTSVPSSDPSVLSSDPSVPSTSSAPSSGALLQASLLASDAEQLAFPLPHPSDPATSTPPLGSWRQRQRGQERSYAPEFLHLNASFQGSFKILGEQVTAGFNMVQSRISETSQETSSRLDRLHSAVSPDPANLFFQSMLMSMEKLSFEQQMRVMNTCHNAALQAINESTHTPHHTSTPIPHQAPFPHHTPHYQTQPQYPHQQHYQTQLQSPHQHHYQTPRHSHYPTQSQYPTQSPQQSRPLDQITSPMFSLLNFSLPPTPTPPPSGQPLGLTPTSTAPQTSRVSPPIDVVQPSGTSSSHISTQHFENL